Genomic segment of Denticeps clupeoides chromosome 13, fDenClu1.1, whole genome shotgun sequence:
ACATATACATTATAAGACTACAATTTCCAtgcaaatacatacatttgtgtatgtgcgtatgtgtgtgtgcgtgtgtgtgcatatacattttttcagAGTGCACTTCAACTGCTGTGAGAGACGAATAAAGAGTTGGCAGGAATCTTGTGGCTTCCAGCAGGTTCTGGTGGTTGgacagacaaagacagacagctAGTATGAGTACAAAATACCCTTCAGTCACAATCCAGCATCACATGTGCAGCTCTTGGCATCTCCCCGCTCCCCCTGGACTGAAGCAATTTGACTGTTTATCCTCACTAATGGTCACTTGTGTGTGTAAGACGGCAGACACGGCGGCCTGTGGAAGCAGGTGGAGTGTGTTTGGGTTCCTTCATTACACCATCTCTCGTTCCAGGCTGTTCAACCCGGCACTCCTGTCATCTTCTCTCCAGCCAGACTGAGTAATTAGTGTGAGGGGGCGGACTGATCACCGATCGCCGGGGCAAATTTCGCTCGGGGCTCACTCCGAAATTTCAGCGTACGTAAACACGCGGACACATTTTAATTGGTCTGTCACCAAGCCAAGACAAGCAGCTCTCAGGAGAACTGGAGTTAACCTTCACGAGACACAAGAGCCGCTTTTAAACCCTGCCTCACGCTAgctcttctaaaaaaaaacgatgaagTGGGGAGGGCAGACTCAAGAGAGACAAGTGAAGGACACACACGAGAAGACAGAGCTACAGGACAAGATTAAATGGATCATCTTAGTTAAAATGGTTCTCCAGTGGAACATGCTGGACAGTACATTGGTCTAAAGTCTGGAACAGTTTGAAGTTCCTGGCCTGTacaaaatgttctgtttatggATCCATTCAGCTTTGCAATAAAGTGGACCTTAATGTACTTGTGGGTGGGTCTTGGATGCCACTTTGTTATTGTTTGGACATACATCATACAACAGAACAGTTTCTACTTAACAAAACAGAATTTTACGTTGTactaatacacacaaaatttcttaaaaatgttCACGCACTACGCCTGCAGTGGCTCCACGATAAATCTTGCCTTCAAGGCGATGAACGCACCCACTCCTTCCTATCTCTTGGCACTATTAAATCAGCAAATCAATTCTGGTCCTCTTGCAGCATCACGCACTTTTCGCTTCTCTTCATCAATAAACCAAGACACGCATCAAGACTATTCTCAGCTCGGGCTACTCAGCGGTGGAACCAACTTCCAGTTACCATCAGAATGGCTGAGTCCCTTCCCATCTTCATGCGATGATTAAAGACCACTGGGTTAAATACACATAAGCATAACTTCTCCATTATGGTTATGGTCATTCTTTAAGTCTAGTTACACAGGTATGAAGgtcatgtaaatgtattggatGACTTTGTGTCACATCTTCTGGATGAAGGACTCACCTCACACCCCCAGACAGACACTAAGCTCATTCAGGCTGAGCATCCGGTCGTGGTCCTGGTCGCAGTACTGGGCAAACTTTTTGGCACAGCGTCGTGGTCGCAGTGACTGCCGCAGGTAGAGCCGAAGCGGGCGTGCCTCACGCTCGCTGAGGACACCGTTGTGGTCTCTGTCTAGACGTTGGAAGTGCCAGCGGAGAACAACCTGTGGTTCTTGTGGCTCGGACGACTCTGAgtcagcagcaggagaaggagaaggtggGAAAGCAGGAGTAGATTCAGACCCAGGTACCGCTAATCTGGTCCTGCAATAGAGAGCAGCATTGATATCACAGGAATACAAATATTGATCCAAATCATCCAAGACAGCCACATAAGCCAGAGATGTGGGTGggtcgtctagcacttaacaatctgcgagcatgctctttgctgacaagttaggccttatcagggctcttagtttttgtaaactcaaatctATATAGATCGAACGagaagtcgctttggataaaagcgtcggcaaaataaagtaaagtaaagtaaagtaaagatgagAATTGTTGTATTTCCCATTTCCTGTTTCATAAACCTTCACTGCATATGGAAAAAGAAGAGATAGAATTATACACCTATAGGGCACTTGCCTGATGATGCATGAATGAACCCTGATAGCATGGAATAGATCATACCTTTCAGAAATTCTATAATCAATTTGTTATTTGTTGAGACTTTTGTTGAACTATATATGCTAAATCAGTTAATCActtcattgttttattgttacaAAACCATAGTTGGCGTCTACCAGCCATAACTGGCCTTGGCCACTAGAGGCCACCCTTTCTCGCAGATGCTTTTGAACCACCCTTTGATTTGTCATTGGTGATCTCAATTGTCCTGTTTTTACTTTCCTTCCCTTTATGCTGAGGTCTGTTGTGTTTGCTTTGGCATCCCCTTGTCTTAATCCCATGGTTAGAGTACTTACATATTTTCTTTGTTCTTGCCTATATAAGGGCCCTTTGCTTGtgctttttattaaagtttATGTTGTCTGACACCTGCAGTTAGATTCCAGGTCCTTTGTGGCATGCTGTGCCACTATGTAAACTCAAAGAGCAGAtgaaaacattgcaaaaaatgtCATGGCAAAAAAGCAAAACCCCTGCAGACATCAAGGCATGTTGCTGACATGAGGTGCAGCTGCAGTAGAAACAGTGTAAATCTTCATTACCATCCTCCCTGCCGACAATTTCCCAGTGACACACCATCCATATTTTGGATGCTGGGAAGCCATCTGCATTGATGATTGGCCAGAAGGAGGGATTCAAAAATAAGTTTGTTGTGCAGATAAAGCTGAGTCTTCTGGATTTGTGCCTGGACCCACAGCACTGATCAGTGCATTGTGAGATGTAATGGGCAGGCACCGAGCCCACAGCAAATACAACAGAATAACTGGGACAGGCTGGGCAAAAACGAGCCAATTTACAAGAAATCTGTGCATGGCAGAGCAGGGGACAACGTGTCGGGACAGAAAACTCTGATCCGAATTAAGCTCAAATTTGATACTGTGGTGAGTTAATGAAAAATGGTGTTACTGACCAATAGAGTCCAATTTAGTCATTCCCAATTACTATACTGCAAATGAACTAATAGGGCCAAATTTTCTTTGTGCCATGTGTTCACCCTTCAGAATTATGGCAACtataatatgaataaattatatGTTTGCAGGACCATTTTGTGGCACTTTGGATACCCCAGGCAGATATCATTTGTTTGATACCACCTGattacattaatgaggaaatgaTATATAAAAATAGATAATTTGGTGcgtttgtaaatgttttgccTAGTTTGCAGCAATTTGTAGATGGCCACCTTATTCAGGAGCATCAGTGAAGACACAAAAGTTGTTCCCTTCTGCTTTAATGtttttcagaataaaatatatttggatGTGTGGATGGCTGCAGAGCAACAGTTGGAGTAGAATAAAATCAGCTCAGGGGCTCGCTCTGAGATCGGGGCCCGAAGCAGTTACCTGCACGGCACATGGTCTTATGATTTATTGACAGGAGAATGAGAAAGTAGTTCCTtctctccaagatacagatgaCTAGCAAGCTTGTAAGTGGCCCATAgacaactgaataaaaaaatagtttattaaAGGCTGAGGTAGATcaaagcaaaaatgtaaatatatgtaaataatattaataaacatattatatttcAGAAAAGTCCCATATTATATTATGTCGAATAGTTCAAATTTTGTACCTTACTCAAAATTGACTGTATAATCAAATGAAACCAGTTAAGTTAAACATAGAATTCCTGTGAATTCCTTGTTTCTCTGATTATTTGGATGGGGTAGTTACAGTTTGATTAGTCTGTTCACTGAGCTGATCTGAGCGAGAGGGCAGTGAGTACAGCCGGTAAACAATGGGAGAAACTTTATACTGACCTCCCCTCAGTCTGCTTGGCCACGTGCTgagcctccagctgcagagctCTCAAGAGACTCTGTAGAAACTGTACCTTACGAGCGCCTGGGCaccctgtccacacacacacacaccaacatgttCTTATGTCATAAATGTGtcacatacatattttatacaACCCTAACCTGAGCCTTAGCAAGCACATAAACGCTTTATGAGATTTAACTGGGGGGCAAAACCCCCCATAACCATGGGGAACCAAGAATTCCCAACATCGGTGGGTGTTTGCTTTTGTAACGAATTATGAGAATGTTTGGGTGGCAGTGGGCGAGTAAAAAGTGTTCACACAccctcactcacacgcacacacgcacggaGAAAAGAGGAATAAACTGTACTGTGTGCTGACCAGGAAGGGGTCGGTCCCTGTAGGTGTTGCTGCTCTGACTGGGCTGACCGACGCGTGGCTGTTCCGGGCTACAGTCGGGCAGCTTGTTCCTACAAAAACAGAGACGTGTCACCTGCTGGGAGTGGTGGGGACAGCGGTGAGGTCACCCCTTCCGAAAACCCGCGTTACCGCTTGGACGTTCCAGGCAGCGGCCGGCCGGTGTCTGTTCTCACACACCAGCAGTAGCCGGTGCCAATGAGGCACTGAACCGGGTTGTAGCGGCCGTCTGCAGTGCACTCTGGGACAAAGGTGTCTTCCTGCCACCTCTGGGCCAGCAGAGTGGCTCTCTCCCGTTCACACGTCCGGGGAGAGTCTGGACCGACAGAGGAGTTACTGCCTGTTGGTGCTTTATTATGCTTTATTATGCTTTATTACAACATGTGCTGGTTCGTGGGGAATGTTAACGTTTACTGACTTTTAACAGATCGATTCTTCTTCGGTTCGGAATTCTGCTGAATGGTCACCCAGAAAGGCGGGGCGGTGATTCCTACATTTAAAAATTGACATGAAAAACGCCGGAATTCCTACATCACAGTCAGAACTCAGGTCGCTCGCTCATTACCTGCTGCAGGTGCTCGGTTTGGCCTTTGGGGCTCAGACGTTGGCCGCCAGTGGCCACGGTCTTCTGTGAAACGAAATCAAATCAGTTTCCAAATGTGACAAACTGTGCCCTAGAGGTTTCTAGCGGAAGGACAGCACACCGCTACCAAGCTGGCATTCTGAGTGACATCTCACAATATCATCACTGTGATGACGGATCTTTTTTCCACCTTATTACGTTGTTAATGGCTCTTCTGGAGCAGAGATTATATCTGATAATAATTTCACAGCATAGCGGCCCCTCTAAcgtagtctcttttttttttttattttgtatggtGAAGACGTCTCACCTCTTCTCCTCTGTTCTGCTTCCTGTGGAAGATGACCTTCGACGTACATTAAAACACAGaggttaagaaaaaaataacgtAACACTGACATATTTCTAgcaaatgattacatttttcactAATGCTGATTGATGGTAATGAATAAGTGGTGACGAATGAGTGATGTATAAGTGGCCCAGCTAAATTAATTACTTTAACATACAAGATTAAAAACCAATTTCTAATTTAAAGATGGCAATCATCATCAACAGGACATTTACTTATTAATCAGATGATCTTGCCCATAGGGACTGATTAAAAGAGTCATCTGAAAAGGAAAGTCAGGACCAATGGGAGATTAGATCCTGTTTTAGTTGCTCGGGCCTTTTACACT
This window contains:
- the LOC114802295 gene encoding SPARC-related modular calcium-binding protein 1-like isoform X1 — protein: MLTLTCRVLLVALMSRSQPLQSLIAENEWPQKCLPGCSRGHPRSVCGSNGRLYKSSCAFQRAQCVNPQLRAVPRSGCTDPLKSKCQSARSQALESRALSDTVAVFVPECNADGSFLQVQCHNQTGYCWCSTPDGKPVSRTTVMDFRPNCTGHLPQEAEQRRREDRGHWRPTSEPQRPNRAPAAGITAPPFWVTIQQNSEPKKNRSVKNSPRTCERERATLLAQRWQEDTFVPECTADGRYNPVQCLIGTGYCWCVRTDTGRPLPGTSKRNKLPDCSPEQPRVGQPSQSSNTYRDRPLPGCPGARKVQFLQSLLRALQLEAQHVAKQTEGRTRLAVPGSESTPAFPPSPSPAADSESSEPQEPQVVLRWHFQRLDRDHNGVLSEREARPLRLYLRQSLRPRRCAKKFAQYCDQDHDRMLSLNELSVCLGV
- the LOC114802295 gene encoding SPARC-related modular calcium-binding protein 1-like isoform X2 gives rise to the protein MLTLTCRVLLVALMSRSQPLQSLIAENEWPQKCLPGCSRGHPRSVCGSNGRLYKSSCAFQRAQCVNPQLRAVPRSGCTDPLKSKCQSARSQALESRALSDTVAVFVPECNADGSFLQVQCHNQTGYCWCSTPDGKPVSRTTVMDFRPNCTGHLPQEAEQRRRDRGHWRPTSEPQRPNRAPAAGITAPPFWVTIQQNSEPKKNRSVKNSPRTCERERATLLAQRWQEDTFVPECTADGRYNPVQCLIGTGYCWCVRTDTGRPLPGTSKRNKLPDCSPEQPRVGQPSQSSNTYRDRPLPGCPGARKVQFLQSLLRALQLEAQHVAKQTEGRTRLAVPGSESTPAFPPSPSPAADSESSEPQEPQVVLRWHFQRLDRDHNGVLSEREARPLRLYLRQSLRPRRCAKKFAQYCDQDHDRMLSLNELSVCLGV